From the genome of Desmodus rotundus isolate HL8 chromosome 2, HLdesRot8A.1, whole genome shotgun sequence, one region includes:
- the POPDC2 gene encoding popeye domain-containing protein 2 isoform X2 produces the protein MNANSSTVGQHPWQGPVCIGWKQDLEGAVYHLANCFLFLGFMGGSGVYGCFYFFGFLSTGYVCCVLWGWFDACGLDIVIWNFLLAMACLLQLAYLVYRLRKDTLPEEFDLLYKTLCLPLQVPLQTYKEIVHCCEEQVLTLATEQTYAVEGETPIDRLSLLLSGRVRVSQDGQFLHYIFPYQFMDSPEWESLQPSEEGVFQVTLTAETACSYISWPRKSLHLLLAKERYISRLFSTLLGYDISEKLYALNEKLFAKFGLCFDIRLPSLYHVLGSAASDAGLEYQKEDEEVHEPAASPPQATPTSLQKIPPCSPLPAATYPHSQPSWARVSRPDSGVLASRIPLQSYSQVMSTGQAPLAPIHTPEL, from the exons ATGAATGCCAACAGCAGCACAGTGGGCCAGCATCCATGGCAGGGGCCAGTGTGCATTGGCTGGAAACAGGATCTGGAAGGGGCTGTCTACCACCTAGCTAACTGCTTCTTGTTTCTGGGCTTCATGGGGGGGAGCGGGGTGTATGGATGCTTCTATTTCTTTGGCTTCCTGAGCACCGGCTATGTGTGCTGTGTGCTGTGGGGCTGGTTCGATGCCTGCGGTCTGGACATTGTCATCTGGAACTTCCTGCTGGCAATGGCCTGCCTGCTCCAGCTGGCATACCTGGTCTACCGCCTTCGCAAGGACACCCTCCCTGAGGAGTTTGATCTCCTCTACAAGACGCTCTGCCTGCCCCTACAGGTGCCCCTACAGACGTACAAGGAGATTGTTCACTGCTGTGAGGAGCAGGTCTTGACTCTGGCCACTGAGCAGACCTACGCTGTGGAGGGTGAAACGCCCATCGATCGCCTGTCCCTGCTGCTCTCTGGCCG GGTTCGTGTGAGCCAGGATGGGCAGTTTCTTCACTACATCTTTCCTTACCAGTTCATGGACTCTCCCGAGTGGGAATCACTGCAGCCCTCTGAGGAGGGGGTGTTCCAG GTCACTCTGACTGCTGAGACTGCATGCAGCTACATTTCCTGGCCCCGGAAAAGTCTCCACCTTCTTCTAGCCAAAGAGCGATACATCTCCCGCCTCTTCTCAACACTGCTTGGCTATGACATCTCAGAAAAGCTCTACGCTCTCAATGAGAAGCTCTTTGCCAAGTTTGGGCTGTGCTTCGACATCCGTCTTCCCAGCCTGTACCACGTCCTTGGTTCTGCTGCTTCAGATGCAGGGCTGGAGTACCAGAAAGAGGATGAGGAAGTCCATGAGCCAGCTGCATCCCCTCCTCAGGCCACGCCCACATCTCTCCAGAAAATACCCCCTTGCTCTCCTCTTCCAGCTGCCACCTACCCTCATTCACAGCCTTCCTGGGCCAGAGTGTCTCGGCCTGACAGCGGTGTCCTGG CTTCTAGAATTCCTCTCCAGAGCTATTCTCAAGTTATGTCCACAGGACAGGCCCCCTTGGCTCCAATCCACACTCCTGAACTTTAA
- the POPDC2 gene encoding popeye domain-containing protein 2 isoform X1 yields MNANSSTVGQHPWQGPVCIGWKQDLEGAVYHLANCFLFLGFMGGSGVYGCFYFFGFLSTGYVCCVLWGWFDACGLDIVIWNFLLAMACLLQLAYLVYRLRKDTLPEEFDLLYKTLCLPLQVPLQTYKEIVHCCEEQVLTLATEQTYAVEGETPIDRLSLLLSGRVRVSQDGQFLHYIFPYQFMDSPEWESLQPSEEGVFQVTLTAETACSYISWPRKSLHLLLAKERYISRLFSTLLGYDISEKLYALNEKLFAKFGLCFDIRLPSLYHVLGSAASDAGLEYQKEDEEVHEPAASPPQATPTSLQKIPPCSPLPAATYPHSQPSWARVSRPDSGVLGEDSTSLVLEDFEEMSGSESVMDYRSDGEYMR; encoded by the exons ATGAATGCCAACAGCAGCACAGTGGGCCAGCATCCATGGCAGGGGCCAGTGTGCATTGGCTGGAAACAGGATCTGGAAGGGGCTGTCTACCACCTAGCTAACTGCTTCTTGTTTCTGGGCTTCATGGGGGGGAGCGGGGTGTATGGATGCTTCTATTTCTTTGGCTTCCTGAGCACCGGCTATGTGTGCTGTGTGCTGTGGGGCTGGTTCGATGCCTGCGGTCTGGACATTGTCATCTGGAACTTCCTGCTGGCAATGGCCTGCCTGCTCCAGCTGGCATACCTGGTCTACCGCCTTCGCAAGGACACCCTCCCTGAGGAGTTTGATCTCCTCTACAAGACGCTCTGCCTGCCCCTACAGGTGCCCCTACAGACGTACAAGGAGATTGTTCACTGCTGTGAGGAGCAGGTCTTGACTCTGGCCACTGAGCAGACCTACGCTGTGGAGGGTGAAACGCCCATCGATCGCCTGTCCCTGCTGCTCTCTGGCCG GGTTCGTGTGAGCCAGGATGGGCAGTTTCTTCACTACATCTTTCCTTACCAGTTCATGGACTCTCCCGAGTGGGAATCACTGCAGCCCTCTGAGGAGGGGGTGTTCCAG GTCACTCTGACTGCTGAGACTGCATGCAGCTACATTTCCTGGCCCCGGAAAAGTCTCCACCTTCTTCTAGCCAAAGAGCGATACATCTCCCGCCTCTTCTCAACACTGCTTGGCTATGACATCTCAGAAAAGCTCTACGCTCTCAATGAGAAGCTCTTTGCCAAGTTTGGGCTGTGCTTCGACATCCGTCTTCCCAGCCTGTACCACGTCCTTGGTTCTGCTGCTTCAGATGCAGGGCTGGAGTACCAGAAAGAGGATGAGGAAGTCCATGAGCCAGCTGCATCCCCTCCTCAGGCCACGCCCACATCTCTCCAGAAAATACCCCCTTGCTCTCCTCTTCCAGCTGCCACCTACCCTCATTCACAGCCTTCCTGGGCCAGAGTGTCTCGGCCTGACAGCGGTGTCCTGGGTGAGGACTCCACCAGTCTGGTGCTGGAGGATTTTGAGGAGATGTCAGGATCAGAATCGGTCATGGATTATAGGAGTGATGGGGAGTACATGAGGTGA